The Hordeum vulgare subsp. vulgare chromosome 4H, MorexV3_pseudomolecules_assembly, whole genome shotgun sequence genomic interval TATGTTGTTTGTCACGTCCAAATGCTACCTGGAATTTTTTAGGCAAAAAGGTTAAGCATTTTCTTGTgtgcaaaataataataaaacatcaataatgtgacacccaaatttatttatttcaCTAACAAAACACCACTACTCTGTTTCGCATGAAAATAGTCAAGCATGCTTGAGGCACTAACATGAACATCTATAAAAAAATCATAAtgctttgaaaatatttgctattatTTTTGAAATTACTGTTCATCCGGATGCAAATGCACCCGAGATCGCCCTCATTCCTAACTAGTAGAGGCGAGCTCGCCGTGTGCGGTGTGCACCATGGAGATTACAGAAGCACGTTGCACCATGGAGATTACAGAAGCTAGCCGTGTGCGGTGTGCTAGACGAGGCGAGCTCGCAACATGTCATAATCAATTGCTCGTTTTTTTTCTTAGACATAATCGTTTGCTCGAATGGACATTACTGTAATTACGCGTAACAATCGCTACACTAGTAGTAGGAGTATATAATTTAGTAACACCACGCATCGCACATGCGACGATATGTGTCAGCGGAGGTAGAAGCCCGAGGCAACAAGTGCGGGCAGCAACAGCGTGCCACACATATGGATCGGAACACTAGTACTAGTGTCATATCTGAATGGTGATGTGCCTGGTCTCGTCCCCTGGAGACAGCGAGAAGGTGGCCTGCTTGGAGGTGTTGCCGGCGTTGACGGTGACGACGTACTCGCCGAGGTAGCCGCTGAAGCTGTAGGCGCCGTGCGCGTCCGTCGGGCCGGCGACCTGCCCCGTCTGCCACTCCTGCAGCAGGCGGTCGACGACGTCCCCGACGGGCAGGTTCTTGAGGTTCCAGTCCGTGAGGCACATCTGGTAGCACCCGCTCTCGTGCAGCGCCGTCCAGAGCATGACGCCGCTGACCGCCGGGTGCGCGTACGCCTCCCGCAGCACCTGCTCCAGGTACACGGCCTGCGTCTGCGCGTCGAACTTGTTGTTGATGTCGATCTCGGTGAACCAGATGGGCAGGTTGAGCGTGGCCAGCTTGTCGAGCACGGCCCTCATGTAGGGGATGTTGGGCTTGGAGAAGTGTCCCTCGAGGCCGATCCCCTCCAGCACGGCGCCGCCGGCCCGGAGGTCCTTGAGCCGGGCCACGTACGCGTCGACGGTGGAGGAGGCGTCGTCGCAGGTCTCGACGACGTTGTACTCGTTCATGAAGAGCGTGGCGAGCGGGTCGGCGTCCTGCGCCACGCTGAAGAAGTCCATGGTCGCGTTGGGGCCCAGCCGCTGCTCGTAGAAGTTGAAGTGCAGCATCTCGTTGTTCACGTCCCAGTGCGCGAACTCGCCGCGGTACCGGGTCATGAGGCTCTGGATGCGCGTGTTCACGGCCGACCGGAGGTCCTCCGGCGACAGGCCCTTCACCCAACGGGGCGTCGCGTCCTGGTTCTCCCAGAAGATGTTGTGCCCGCGCACCATCACCCGGTGCGACCGCACGAACGCCAGCATCTGGTCCGGCACGTCGAACCGGAGCAGCCCCGACGCCGGCTCCGTCGAGTACCACTTGAGCTCGTCCTCGAACACCGCCGCGTTGAACCGCTCCACGAACCATTTCTGGTACGCGTCGTTTCCCAGGATGGTGGAGGCGATCGCCGACCCCAACGGGAAGTCCTTGGCGGTCTGCTGCACGGACACCGACGCGCCCACCACGCGGGTGCCGTGCGGGTCGGCGACGTGTATGGTGgccatcctcttcctc includes:
- the LOC123449174 gene encoding endo-1,4-beta-xylanase 5-like, whose amino-acid sequence is MRSRGFALSHAAVFLAWWMVHCGGGLVAAVPPDGWYDYTAHTDCRGHPEPAQYNGGILKYGNGEDPNGYKTTETGVLSPAFVVYNLNKSTMYTFSGWVKLEGSSSALITARLAPDNSGTRCIGTVLARSDCWAFLKGGFVLDWPTQTSVIFFQNADRTPMKITIASGSLQPFTTDQWSMHQKDTIRKRRKRMATIHVADPHGTRVVGASVSVQQTAKDFPLGSAIASTILGNDAYQKWFVERFNAAVFEDELKWYSTEPASGLLRFDVPDQMLAFVRSHRVMVRGHNIFWENQDATPRWVKGLSPEDLRSAVNTRIQSLMTRYRGEFAHWDVNNEMLHFNFYEQRLGPNATMDFFSVAQDADPLATLFMNEYNVVETCDDASSTVDAYVARLKDLRAGGAVLEGIGLEGHFSKPNIPYMRAVLDKLATLNLPIWFTEIDINNKFDAQTQAVYLEQVLREAYAHPAVSGVMLWTALHESGCYQMCLTDWNLKNLPVGDVVDRLLQEWQTGQVAGPTDAHGAYSFSGYLGEYVVTVNAGNTSKQATFSLSPGDETRHITIQI